One window from the genome of Thermococcus siculi encodes:
- the hydA gene encoding NADPH-dependent hydrogenase/sulfhydrogenase 1 subunit alpha, translating into MKNLYLPITVDHIARVEGKGGVEIVVGDEGVKEVKLNIIEGPRFFEAITIGKKLDEALAVYPRICSFCSAAHKLTAVEAAEKAVGFTPREEIQALRDVLYIGDMIESHALHLYLLVLPDYLGYSNPLKMVDEYKKEIGIALDLKNLGSWMMDELGSRAIHQENAVLGGFGKLPDKSVLETMKAKLKEALPKTEYTFELFAKLEQYGEVEGPITHLAVKPRGDVYGIYGDYLKASDDVEFPSEDYREHIREFVVEHSFAKHSHYHGKPFMVGAISRLVNNADTLYGRAKELYESHKDLLRPTNPFANNLAQALELVYFTERAIDLIDEALAKWPIRPRDEVEIRDGFGVSTTEAPRGILVYALKVENGRVSYADIITPTAFNLAMMERHVRMMAEKHYSDDPERLKYLTEMVVRAYDPCISCSVHVARL; encoded by the coding sequence ATGAAGAACCTCTACCTCCCAATCACCGTCGATCACATAGCCCGCGTCGAGGGCAAGGGCGGCGTTGAGATAGTGGTGGGCGACGAAGGGGTGAAGGAGGTCAAGCTCAACATCATAGAGGGGCCGCGCTTCTTCGAGGCGATAACGATAGGCAAGAAGCTCGACGAGGCCCTTGCTGTCTACCCGAGGATATGCTCCTTCTGCTCGGCGGCGCACAAGCTAACCGCCGTTGAGGCTGCCGAGAAAGCGGTCGGCTTCACCCCGCGCGAGGAGATTCAAGCTTTGAGGGACGTCCTCTACATAGGCGACATGATAGAGAGCCACGCACTCCACCTCTACCTCCTCGTCCTTCCCGACTACCTCGGCTACTCCAATCCGCTCAAGATGGTGGATGAGTACAAGAAGGAGATAGGAATAGCCCTCGACCTCAAGAACCTCGGAAGCTGGATGATGGACGAGCTGGGAAGCAGGGCAATCCACCAGGAGAACGCCGTTCTTGGAGGCTTTGGAAAGCTTCCCGATAAAAGCGTCCTTGAGACGATGAAGGCGAAGCTCAAGGAGGCCCTCCCCAAAACCGAGTACACCTTCGAACTCTTCGCGAAGCTGGAGCAGTACGGGGAGGTCGAAGGCCCGATAACACACCTCGCCGTCAAGCCGAGGGGAGACGTCTACGGAATCTACGGCGACTACCTCAAGGCCTCCGACGATGTAGAGTTCCCGAGCGAGGATTACAGGGAGCACATAAGGGAGTTCGTGGTCGAGCACAGCTTCGCCAAGCACAGTCACTACCACGGGAAGCCCTTCATGGTGGGGGCAATATCACGCCTCGTCAACAACGCCGATACCCTCTACGGAAGGGCCAAAGAACTCTACGAGAGCCACAAAGACCTCCTAAGGCCGACCAACCCCTTCGCCAACAACCTCGCGCAGGCCCTTGAACTGGTCTACTTCACGGAGAGGGCCATAGACCTCATCGACGAGGCCCTTGCGAAGTGGCCGATAAGGCCGAGGGACGAGGTGGAGATAAGGGACGGCTTCGGCGTCTCAACGACAGAGGCACCGCGTGGAATCCTCGTCTACGCCCTCAAGGTCGAGAACGGAAGGGTCAGCTATGCGGACATCATAACACCGACGGCTTTCAACCTCGCCATGATGGAGCGGCACGTCAGGATGATGGCGGAGAAGCACTATAGCGACGACCCAGAGAGGCTCAAGTACCTCACAGAGATGGTGGTCAGGGCCTACGACCCGTGCATATCCTGTTCCGTGCACGTGGCGAGGCTTTAG
- a CDS encoding ArsR/SmtB family transcription factor codes for MKVRDVLEKLDEKQKKTVMQCHETCGMPCLDREIDVEVEEDLVKFLKAVSNPLRLRILKLLKDNWLCVCIISLILEQDQTLISHHLRTLRSLGLIEVRKEGKMHFYRTNREVLEKYLQRVTSELV; via the coding sequence ATGAAGGTACGCGATGTCCTCGAAAAGCTGGACGAGAAGCAGAAAAAAACGGTGATGCAGTGCCACGAGACGTGCGGCATGCCGTGCCTCGACAGGGAGATCGACGTTGAGGTTGAAGAGGACCTCGTGAAGTTCCTCAAGGCCGTATCAAACCCCCTGAGACTCAGGATACTCAAGCTCCTCAAAGACAACTGGCTGTGTGTGTGCATAATCTCCCTGATTCTCGAGCAGGACCAGACCCTCATCAGTCACCATCTCAGGACGCTCCGCTCCCTGGGCCTCATAGAGGTCAGGAAGGAGGGCAAGATGCACTTCTACAGAACCAACAGGGAGGTGCTTGAGAAGTACCTCCAGCGGGTCACCTCGGAGCTGGTGTGA
- the hydG gene encoding NADPH-dependent hydrogenase/sulfhydrogenase 1 subunit gamma has translation MSESLNLPKEIMMPEENPYALHRAKVLKVYQLTEKEKLFLFRFEDPELAEKWTFRPGQFVQLTIPGVGEVPISICSSAMRKGFFELCIRKAGRVTTVIHRLKPGDTVLVRGPYGNGFPVDDWEGMDLLLVAAGLGTAPLRSVFLYAMDNRWKYGNITFINTARYGKDLLFYKELEAMKDLAEAENVKIIQSVTRDPEWPGLHGRPQNFIVEANTNPKKTAVAICGPPRMYKSVFESLINYGYRPENIFVTLERKMKCGIGKCGHCNVGTSTSWKYICKDGPVFTYFDIVSTPGLLD, from the coding sequence ATGAGCGAGAGCCTCAACCTTCCGAAGGAGATTATGATGCCGGAAGAAAACCCCTACGCGCTCCACAGGGCCAAAGTCCTTAAGGTCTACCAGCTCACCGAAAAGGAAAAGCTGTTCCTGTTCCGCTTCGAGGATCCGGAGCTGGCAGAGAAGTGGACGTTCAGACCGGGGCAGTTCGTTCAGCTCACCATCCCCGGCGTCGGTGAGGTTCCTATAAGCATATGCTCGTCCGCCATGAGGAAGGGGTTCTTTGAGCTGTGTATAAGGAAGGCCGGAAGGGTCACCACGGTAATACACAGGCTCAAGCCCGGCGACACCGTCCTCGTCCGCGGCCCCTACGGAAACGGCTTCCCCGTTGACGACTGGGAAGGAATGGACCTGCTCCTTGTCGCAGCAGGTCTTGGAACCGCCCCGCTCAGGAGCGTCTTCCTCTACGCCATGGACAACCGCTGGAAGTACGGCAACATAACATTCATCAACACGGCCCGCTATGGAAAGGACCTCCTGTTCTACAAGGAGCTTGAGGCAATGAAGGACTTAGCTGAGGCCGAGAACGTCAAGATAATCCAGAGCGTCACGCGCGACCCCGAGTGGCCGGGTCTCCACGGAAGGCCCCAGAACTTCATAGTCGAGGCAAACACCAACCCGAAGAAGACGGCAGTAGCGATATGCGGCCCGCCGAGGATGTACAAGTCCGTCTTCGAGTCCCTCATCAACTACGGTTACCGCCCAGAGAACATATTCGTGACGCTGGAGAGGAAGATGAAGTGCGGAATAGGCAAGTGCGGCCACTGCAACGTCGGAACGAGCACCAGCTGGAAGTACATCTGCAAGGACGGCCCGGTCTTCACGTACTTCGACATAGTATCAACGCCGGGACTGCTGGACTGA
- a CDS encoding SUF-like minimal system protein SmsB encodes MTITVQEAKEIIAQEIENLAERNREPEWMTRIRYKALEAFENAPHSDPVISEEELLHFIAKPEIEGLPEKVESLDDLPPEMKALLDRLGISEVEQKYIAGLAVQTDTGIIYNEFLKEWEKKGLIVLPMEEAVKRYPDIVKRHFLQMFSVNESKMAAYHTAVWNGGIFLYVKEGLKVPFPLHLFFLIQESALAQAPHIIIIAEPNTEFHLIEGCTAPVLVRHSLHLDMTEAYIHEGARAQLTVLQNWPEYVHTRPMTRARVGKNARFINTTVGLGTGRSNIANPKYWVEENGYVELNGIILGQKDWYVDLGGEMYLRGRGAAGINASKSVIMDEATVITRGVIRAEAPKTKGHISCDALLMSDGATMETYPGLVSKVDDAELSHEAAIGKIREEELFYLMSRGLSEEKATQLIVKGFLEPMLRDIPMEFLVEIRRIIELAVSGGM; translated from the coding sequence ATGACGATAACCGTGCAAGAGGCCAAGGAGATAATCGCCCAGGAGATAGAGAACCTGGCCGAGAGGAACAGGGAACCTGAGTGGATGACGAGGATACGCTACAAGGCCCTTGAGGCCTTCGAGAATGCCCCTCACAGCGACCCCGTCATCAGCGAGGAGGAGCTACTCCACTTCATTGCAAAGCCGGAGATAGAAGGCCTCCCCGAGAAGGTTGAGAGCCTCGATGACCTCCCGCCGGAGATGAAGGCCCTGCTCGACAGGCTGGGCATAAGTGAAGTTGAGCAGAAGTACATAGCCGGACTTGCCGTTCAGACCGACACGGGCATAATCTACAACGAGTTCCTCAAGGAGTGGGAGAAGAAGGGCCTCATCGTCCTGCCGATGGAGGAGGCCGTCAAGAGGTATCCCGACATAGTAAAGCGGCACTTCCTGCAGATGTTCAGCGTTAATGAGAGCAAAATGGCGGCCTATCACACCGCGGTATGGAACGGCGGCATATTCCTCTACGTCAAGGAAGGCCTCAAGGTTCCATTCCCGCTTCACCTGTTCTTCCTCATCCAGGAGAGCGCCCTGGCACAGGCGCCGCACATAATCATCATAGCCGAGCCTAACACGGAGTTTCATCTGATCGAGGGCTGCACCGCCCCGGTTCTGGTCAGGCACTCCCTCCACCTCGACATGACCGAAGCTTACATTCACGAGGGGGCGAGGGCCCAGCTGACGGTCCTTCAGAACTGGCCGGAGTACGTCCACACGAGGCCGATGACGAGGGCAAGGGTTGGAAAGAATGCCCGCTTCATAAACACCACGGTCGGACTCGGCACGGGCAGGAGCAACATAGCCAACCCCAAGTACTGGGTGGAGGAGAACGGCTACGTCGAACTGAACGGTATAATCCTCGGGCAGAAGGACTGGTACGTTGACCTTGGGGGTGAGATGTACCTCCGGGGCAGAGGTGCCGCAGGGATAAACGCGAGCAAGAGCGTCATAATGGACGAGGCAACGGTCATAACGCGCGGCGTAATAAGGGCCGAAGCACCGAAGACCAAGGGGCACATAAGCTGCGACGCCCTTCTGATGAGCGACGGGGCGACGATGGAGACCTACCCCGGGCTGGTCAGTAAAGTTGACGATGCGGAACTGAGCCACGAGGCTGCGATAGGCAAGATACGCGAGGAGGAACTCTTCTATCTGATGAGCCGCGGCCTGAGCGAGGAAAAGGCGACCCAGCTCATAGTCAAGGGCTTCCTCGAGCCTATGCTCAGGGACATCCCCATGGAGTTCCTAGTGGAGATAAGGAGGATAATAGAGCTGGCCGTGAGCGGGGGCATGTGA
- a CDS encoding DUF2666 family protein → MKVEDQIVFTARHGNWKVADRLIDMEDEKVAHFIASVANTVNAKIPEYLTEVMNVAGIMSLAEEMAKKDLSDAVVALKSPGTARKLGGLVFEEDKKLRKHLTDVAKAVLVREVLSKKVPVDYPEEPLGEVRIVFPYNEDHINFTAFHLSATPPWRAVRRLIIDDKTPMADVARILASINESITLKLPVYAGIDVKGIDAWFGEFKKVKKAEIPAVVEKYRHFPAENYAPEHFAEHARVYALRKALEKIGLPLDVPAKSLEKYLEKK, encoded by the coding sequence ATGAAGGTGGAAGATCAGATAGTGTTTACGGCCCGTCACGGGAACTGGAAGGTGGCGGACAGGCTAATTGACATGGAAGACGAGAAGGTGGCTCACTTCATAGCGAGCGTGGCCAACACGGTCAACGCGAAGATACCGGAGTACCTCACGGAGGTAATGAACGTAGCGGGGATAATGAGCCTGGCGGAAGAGATGGCAAAGAAAGATCTCAGCGACGCCGTCGTTGCCCTCAAGTCCCCGGGAACCGCGAGGAAGCTCGGTGGGCTGGTCTTCGAGGAGGACAAGAAGCTCAGGAAACACCTGACTGACGTGGCGAAGGCAGTTCTTGTAAGGGAGGTCCTCTCGAAGAAGGTGCCCGTGGATTATCCGGAGGAACCACTCGGGGAGGTCAGGATAGTCTTTCCGTACAACGAGGATCACATCAACTTTACGGCCTTCCACCTCAGTGCCACTCCCCCTTGGAGGGCCGTGAGGCGATTGATAATCGATGACAAAACGCCCATGGCGGACGTCGCCAGAATACTGGCGAGCATAAACGAGAGCATAACCCTCAAACTGCCGGTCTACGCCGGCATAGACGTCAAGGGCATCGATGCCTGGTTCGGCGAGTTCAAGAAAGTTAAAAAGGCCGAGATTCCCGCCGTCGTTGAGAAGTACAGGCACTTCCCGGCGGAGAACTACGCACCGGAACACTTCGCTGAACACGCCAGGGTCTACGCCCTGAGGAAAGCCCTCGAGAAAATAGGCCTCCCCCTCGACGTTCCCGCAAAGAGCCTCGAGAAGTACCTCGAAAAGAAGTGA
- a CDS encoding hydrogenase maturation protease: protein METLILALGNELMKDDGVGLKAGRILLERGYNVLEVGTDIFRLSSHYKGEERLVIIDAILSDKLKPGEVIHLRGEEVFKKLRGEIRSAHFMGAIDGLKLLMALDERLARAEIHFIGVVAREIDLGMELSEDVEKALPRVVELVEKLSGDRIPESKN from the coding sequence GTGGAGACGCTGATTCTCGCCCTCGGCAACGAGCTTATGAAGGACGACGGCGTTGGGCTTAAAGCCGGCAGGATTCTGCTTGAGAGGGGTTACAACGTCCTTGAAGTGGGAACCGACATATTCCGCCTTTCGAGCCACTACAAAGGGGAGGAAAGGCTGGTGATCATCGACGCGATTCTCAGCGATAAGCTGAAGCCCGGCGAGGTAATCCACCTCCGGGGGGAGGAGGTCTTCAAAAAGCTGAGGGGAGAAATAAGGAGCGCCCACTTCATGGGGGCGATAGATGGGCTTAAGCTGCTTATGGCGCTAGACGAGAGGCTCGCAAGGGCGGAGATCCACTTCATCGGTGTGGTCGCAAGGGAGATCGACCTCGGCATGGAGCTGAGCGAGGATGTCGAGAAGGCCCTCCCAAGAGTTGTCGAACTCGTCGAGAAGCTGTCCGGAGACCGAATTCCAGAATCAAAGAATTAA
- a CDS encoding Mov34/MPN/PAD-1 family protein — protein sequence MESVRIRRELLEYLLELAREFYPNEFAGFLREKDGVFEEVLIAPNPHFGRSSAFFDTWMLPYDESIKGTVHSHPGPNPWPSEADLHFFSKFGGVHLIIAYPFTENSVRAYLSNGERARLEVVD from the coding sequence ATGGAGTCCGTCAGGATAAGGCGCGAGCTTCTTGAGTACCTCCTTGAACTCGCCCGCGAGTTCTATCCCAACGAGTTCGCAGGCTTTCTCAGGGAGAAAGACGGCGTCTTTGAGGAGGTCCTAATAGCACCCAACCCCCACTTCGGCAGGAGTTCGGCTTTCTTCGACACATGGATGCTCCCCTACGACGAGAGCATAAAGGGGACCGTGCACTCCCATCCCGGCCCAAATCCCTGGCCCTCCGAGGCGGATCTTCACTTCTTTTCGAAGTTCGGGGGAGTTCACCTGATAATAGCCTATCCCTTCACCGAAAACAGCGTCAGGGCGTACCTCAGCAACGGGGAAAGGGCCAGACTTGAGGTTGTGGACTAG
- a CDS encoding RidA family protein, with the protein MRKDVVFTEKAPRPIGPYSQGIVAEGRLLFVSGQIPINPETGELITGPIEEQAEQAIKNLIEVVKAAGGSAENIVKVTVYIADMGAYARFNEVYEKYFSTSRPARAVVEVSNLPKGVAVEIEAIAVL; encoded by the coding sequence ATGAGAAAGGACGTCGTGTTCACGGAAAAGGCTCCAAGGCCTATAGGACCGTACAGCCAGGGAATAGTGGCGGAGGGAAGGCTCCTCTTCGTCTCCGGCCAGATACCCATAAACCCCGAAACCGGTGAGCTGATCACGGGGCCGATTGAGGAGCAGGCGGAGCAGGCGATCAAAAACCTCATAGAGGTCGTCAAGGCGGCCGGCGGAAGCGCCGAGAACATCGTGAAGGTCACCGTGTACATCGCGGACATGGGAGCATACGCCAGGTTCAACGAGGTCTACGAGAAGTACTTCTCGACGTCCAGGCCGGCCAGGGCGGTTGTTGAGGTTTCCAACCTCCCAAAGGGCGTCGCCGTTGAGATCGAGGCCATAGCGGTCCTCTGA
- the hydB gene encoding NADPH-dependent hydrogenase/sulfhydrogenase 1 subunit beta: MRYVKLPKENTYAFLERLKEWGKLYAPVKISEKFYDFREVDDVKKVEFNYNRTIMPPKKFFFQPREKLFEFNIRNAEYKEVIEDVEPFVIFGLHACDIFGLKILDTVYLDELPDKYYKVRREKGIIIGISCMPDEYCFCNLRETDFADDGFDLFLHELPDGWLVRVGTPTGHRIVDKNIKLFEEVTTEDICNFREFENKRSKAFKYHEDWSNLRYLLELEMEHPMWDEQADICLACGNCNTTCPTCRCYEVQDIVNLDGETGYRERRWDSCQLRSHGLVAGNHNFRPTKKSRFMNRYLCKNSYNEKLGVSYCVGCGRCTYFCPAGISFVKNLRTIMGLEEKSCPSEITEEIPKRGFAYATGIRGDDV; encoded by the coding sequence TTGAGATACGTTAAGCTCCCGAAGGAGAACACCTATGCCTTCCTCGAAAGGCTGAAGGAGTGGGGCAAGCTCTACGCCCCGGTTAAGATTTCGGAGAAGTTCTACGACTTCAGGGAAGTTGACGACGTTAAAAAGGTCGAGTTCAACTACAACAGGACGATAATGCCGCCGAAGAAGTTCTTCTTCCAGCCCAGGGAGAAGCTCTTCGAGTTCAACATCAGGAACGCCGAATATAAGGAGGTCATCGAGGACGTGGAACCCTTCGTGATCTTCGGTCTCCACGCCTGCGACATCTTTGGCCTCAAGATACTCGACACGGTCTACCTCGACGAACTCCCTGACAAGTACTACAAGGTGAGGCGCGAGAAGGGCATAATCATCGGCATCAGCTGCATGCCCGATGAATACTGCTTCTGCAACCTCCGCGAGACGGATTTCGCCGACGACGGCTTCGATCTCTTCCTTCACGAGCTTCCAGACGGGTGGCTGGTCAGGGTCGGAACTCCGACCGGCCACAGGATAGTGGACAAGAACATCAAGCTCTTCGAGGAGGTTACCACAGAGGACATCTGCAACTTCCGTGAGTTCGAGAACAAACGCTCGAAGGCCTTCAAGTACCACGAGGACTGGAGCAACCTGCGCTACCTGCTGGAGCTGGAGATGGAGCACCCCATGTGGGACGAGCAGGCAGACATCTGCCTCGCCTGCGGCAACTGCAACACCACCTGCCCGACATGCAGATGCTACGAGGTTCAGGACATCGTCAACCTCGACGGGGAAACCGGCTACCGCGAGAGGCGCTGGGACTCCTGCCAGCTCAGGAGCCACGGACTGGTTGCAGGAAACCACAACTTCAGGCCCACCAAGAAGAGCCGCTTCATGAACCGCTACCTCTGCAAGAACTCCTACAACGAGAAGCTCGGGGTAAGCTACTGCGTCGGCTGCGGAAGGTGCACCTACTTCTGCCCGGCAGGAATAAGCTTCGTCAAGAACCTGCGCACGATCATGGGGCTTGAGGAGAAGTCCTGCCCGAGTGAGATAACCGAGGAGATCCCCAAGAGGGGCTTCGCCTACGCGACCGGGATAAGGGGTGATGACGTATGA
- the sufC gene encoding Fe-S cluster assembly ATPase SufC: MLKVENLHVSVEGKPILKGVDLMINPGEFHVVMGPNGSGKSTLALTIAGHPRYRVTKGKIEFEGEEITVLGPDERAKRGIMLAFQHPHEVEGVKIIEFLQQVLAEVKGIDFAEAYDLIVKKAEELWFKEEDLHRYVNVGFSGGERKRLELLQALLIEPKLLILDEPDSGVDVDSLSVISRKIEELHQRGTAILLITHYGRILGHLDREKFTVHVMKDGRIVKTGTGELVDRIESEGFTKLFEEVGE; encoded by the coding sequence ATGCTCAAAGTTGAGAACCTTCACGTCTCGGTAGAGGGTAAACCCATACTCAAGGGCGTCGACCTCATGATAAACCCTGGCGAGTTTCACGTCGTCATGGGGCCAAACGGTAGTGGAAAATCAACGCTGGCACTGACTATAGCGGGCCATCCAAGGTATCGGGTAACCAAAGGAAAGATCGAATTTGAGGGAGAAGAGATTACCGTCCTCGGTCCTGACGAGAGGGCCAAGAGGGGCATAATGCTGGCCTTCCAGCACCCGCATGAGGTCGAGGGCGTTAAGATAATCGAGTTCCTCCAGCAGGTTCTGGCGGAGGTAAAGGGAATCGACTTCGCGGAGGCCTACGACCTCATCGTCAAGAAGGCCGAAGAGCTGTGGTTCAAGGAGGAGGATCTGCACCGCTACGTCAACGTCGGCTTCTCCGGCGGTGAGAGGAAGAGGCTTGAGCTTCTCCAGGCACTTCTCATAGAGCCTAAGCTCCTCATTCTGGACGAGCCGGATAGCGGAGTTGACGTGGACTCCCTCAGTGTCATCAGCAGAAAGATAGAGGAACTCCACCAGAGGGGGACCGCGATACTCCTGATCACCCACTATGGAAGAATTCTGGGCCATCTCGACAGGGAGAAGTTCACGGTTCACGTCATGAAGGATGGAAGGATAGTCAAGACGGGCACTGGCGAGCTTGTGGACAGGATAGAGAGTGAGGGCTTCACCAAGCTCTTTGAGGAGGTGGGAGAATGA
- the lonB gene encoding ATP-dependent protease LonB: protein MGDEEKVGEALVPREYGESLELGVDFSTTEEISVPEKLIDQVIGQEHAVEVIRTAATQKRHVLLIGEPGTGKSMLGQAMAELLPTENLEDILVFPNPEDENMPKIKTVPACQGRRIVEKYREKAKGQENVKSYILLFVMFTVMLALFMEFSPTTLLMGLFVIIITIMALSNMRLRSSVLVPKLLVDNCGRTKAPFVDATGAHAGALLGDVRHDPFQSGGLGTPAHERVEPGMIHRAHKGVLFIDEVATLSLKMQQSLLTAMQEKKFPITGQSEMSSGAMVRTEPVPCDFVLVAAGNLDTVDKMHPALRSRIRGYGYEVYMRTTMPDTIENRRKLVQFVAQEVIRDGKIPHFTRGAVEEIVREAQKRAGRKGHLTLRLRDLGGIVRAAGDIAVKKGRKYVEREDVIEAIRMAKPLEKQLADWYIERKKEYQVIMSEGSQVGRVNGLAVIGEQSGIVLPIEAAVAPAASKEEGKIIVTGKLGEIAKEAVQNVSAIIKRYKGEDISRYDIHVQFLQTYEGVEGDSASISVATAVISALEEIPIRQDVAMTGSLSVLGEVLPIGGATPKIEAAIEAGIKTVIIPKANEKDVFLSKDKAEKISIYPVETIDQVLEIALEDNEKKEELLRRIKEALPLSI from the coding sequence ATGGGGGACGAAGAAAAGGTTGGAGAGGCGCTGGTCCCCAGGGAATACGGCGAGAGCCTCGAACTGGGCGTTGATTTCAGCACCACTGAGGAGATAAGCGTCCCTGAGAAGCTCATAGACCAAGTTATCGGCCAGGAACATGCGGTCGAGGTCATCAGAACGGCCGCCACACAGAAGAGGCACGTACTCCTAATAGGTGAGCCGGGAACGGGTAAGTCGATGCTCGGCCAGGCAATGGCGGAACTGCTCCCGACGGAGAACCTTGAGGATATACTGGTCTTCCCCAACCCGGAAGACGAGAACATGCCCAAGATAAAGACCGTTCCCGCCTGCCAGGGCAGGAGGATAGTTGAGAAGTACCGCGAGAAGGCCAAGGGACAGGAGAACGTAAAATCCTACATCCTCCTCTTCGTGATGTTCACCGTCATGCTCGCTCTGTTTATGGAGTTCAGCCCCACGACGCTCCTCATGGGCCTCTTCGTCATCATAATCACCATAATGGCGCTGTCCAACATGCGCCTCAGGAGCTCGGTTCTCGTTCCCAAGCTCCTCGTGGACAACTGCGGCAGGACCAAGGCGCCGTTCGTTGATGCCACCGGCGCACACGCGGGCGCGCTCCTCGGCGACGTCAGGCACGACCCGTTCCAGAGCGGAGGCCTCGGAACCCCCGCCCACGAGAGGGTCGAGCCGGGTATGATACACCGCGCTCACAAGGGTGTCCTTTTCATAGACGAGGTCGCCACCCTCTCACTTAAGATGCAGCAGAGCCTCCTCACCGCGATGCAGGAGAAGAAGTTCCCGATAACCGGCCAGAGCGAGATGTCGAGTGGTGCAATGGTCAGAACCGAACCGGTTCCATGCGACTTTGTCCTGGTCGCTGCAGGAAACCTCGACACGGTAGACAAGATGCACCCGGCGCTGCGCTCCCGCATAAGGGGTTACGGTTACGAGGTCTACATGAGAACGACGATGCCCGACACCATAGAGAACAGAAGGAAACTCGTTCAGTTCGTCGCCCAGGAGGTCATCAGGGACGGCAAAATACCGCACTTCACAAGGGGAGCCGTTGAGGAGATAGTCAGAGAGGCTCAGAAGAGGGCCGGAAGGAAGGGTCACCTGACGCTTCGCCTCCGTGACCTCGGCGGTATCGTTAGGGCGGCCGGCGATATAGCGGTCAAGAAGGGCAGGAAGTACGTGGAGCGCGAGGACGTAATCGAGGCAATCCGGATGGCCAAGCCCCTGGAGAAGCAGCTCGCCGACTGGTACATCGAGCGCAAGAAGGAGTACCAGGTTATCATGAGTGAGGGAAGTCAGGTCGGGCGCGTTAACGGCCTTGCCGTCATCGGCGAGCAGAGCGGTATAGTTCTTCCGATTGAAGCGGCAGTCGCCCCAGCGGCGAGCAAGGAGGAGGGCAAGATAATCGTCACCGGAAAGCTCGGGGAGATAGCGAAGGAGGCCGTCCAGAACGTCTCGGCCATAATCAAGCGCTATAAGGGTGAGGACATAAGCAGATACGACATCCACGTTCAGTTCCTCCAGACCTACGAGGGGGTTGAGGGTGACTCCGCCAGCATAAGCGTGGCAACGGCGGTCATCTCGGCCCTTGAGGAGATACCGATAAGGCAGGACGTTGCGATGACAGGCTCGCTGAGCGTCCTCGGGGAGGTTCTCCCGATAGGGGGCGCCACGCCCAAGATAGAGGCCGCCATAGAGGCGGGGATTAAGACGGTCATAATACCGAAGGCCAACGAGAAGGACGTCTTCCTCAGCAAGGACAAGGCGGAGAAGATAAGCATATACCCCGTCGAGACCATAGACCAGGTGCTTGAGATTGCCCTCGAGGACAACGAGAAGAAAGAGGAGCTTCTCAGGCGCATAAAGGAAGCTCTGCCACTCTCCATTTGA
- the hydD gene encoding NADPH-dependent hydrogenase/sulfhydrogenase 1 subunit delta: MEGNGKVRIGFYALTSCYGCQLQLAMMDELLQLLPNAEIVCWFMVERESFEDKPVDIAFIEGSVSTEEEIELVKKIRENAKVVIAVGSCAVHGGVQSWEKDKPLEELWKTVYGDGKVKFEPKMAEPVENYINVDYRIYGCPPEKRDFLYAIGTFLAGSWPEDIDYPVCVECRLKGYPCVLIEKGEPCLGPITRAGCDARCPGFGIACIGCRGAIGYDVAWFDSLARTFREKGLTKEEIIERMKIFNAHNPKLEEMVNKIFEGVKE; encoded by the coding sequence ATGGAAGGAAACGGGAAAGTTCGCATCGGGTTTTACGCCCTCACCTCATGCTACGGCTGTCAGCTCCAGCTAGCTATGATGGACGAACTCCTCCAGCTGCTCCCGAACGCTGAAATCGTCTGCTGGTTCATGGTGGAGAGGGAGAGCTTCGAGGATAAGCCGGTTGACATAGCGTTCATCGAGGGAAGCGTCTCCACCGAGGAGGAGATAGAACTCGTCAAGAAGATACGCGAGAACGCGAAGGTAGTGATAGCCGTCGGCTCGTGCGCCGTTCACGGCGGCGTGCAGAGCTGGGAGAAGGACAAACCACTGGAAGAGCTGTGGAAGACCGTCTACGGCGACGGAAAGGTCAAGTTCGAGCCGAAGATGGCAGAACCTGTGGAGAACTACATCAATGTCGACTACCGCATCTACGGATGCCCGCCCGAGAAGAGGGACTTCCTCTACGCGATAGGCACGTTCCTGGCAGGCTCGTGGCCGGAAGACATTGACTACCCGGTCTGCGTTGAGTGCAGGCTCAAGGGCTACCCCTGCGTGCTCATCGAGAAGGGCGAGCCGTGCCTCGGCCCGATAACCAGGGCCGGTTGCGACGCCCGCTGTCCGGGGTTCGGCATAGCGTGCATCGGGTGCAGAGGAGCGATAGGCTACGACGTTGCCTGGTTCGATTCGCTGGCTAGGACGTTCAGGGAGAAGGGTCTCACTAAGGAGGAGATCATCGAGCGCATGAAGATCTTCAACGCCCACAACCCGAAGCTCGAGGAGATGGTTAACAAGATATTCGAGGGGGTGAAAGAATGA